The Cohaesibacter gelatinilyticus genome contains the following window.
GTTGATGCAGCTGCATCGATATGCATAATGTGAGCCATGACCTATCCAAAACCTGAAACAATCGCTGTCTGGACCTCCCTGGTATCTGCCAACAAGATATTGCTGGACGACATCGAAGATGCCCTGAAAAGTGAGGGACTCCCGACGCTTCACTGGTATGATCTGCTTCTGGAAATCGAAAAGGCAGGCGAAGATGGCATCCGCCCGTTCGAGCTGCGAAAGCGCCTTCTGCTGCCGCAATATGGCGTGTCGAGACTTTTGGAAAGAATGGCAAAGGCAGGCCTGATCAACCGACAGGATGTCGAAGATGACGGTCGCGGACACATCATCACGCTCACACAAAAAGGACAGGAAACGAGAAAGGCCATGTGGCCTGTCTATGCCGGTGTGCTGGCCCAATCCATCGAGCAGCGCTTTACAGAATCGGA
Protein-coding sequences here:
- a CDS encoding MarR family winged helix-turn-helix transcriptional regulator, with amino-acid sequence MTYPKPETIAVWTSLVSANKILLDDIEDALKSEGLPTLHWYDLLLEIEKAGEDGIRPFELRKRLLLPQYGVSRLLERMAKAGLINRQDVEDDGRGHIITLTQKGQETRKAMWPVYAGVLAQSIEQRFTESETAEFAHLLKKLTPLGNI